From Coriobacteriia bacterium, the proteins below share one genomic window:
- a CDS encoding tryptophanase produces MFKTIIEPFRIKVVEQIKMTTAEQRKDMIKAAGYNIFALRSDDVIIDLLTDSGTGAMSANQWGGIMRGDESYAGSPSYFHFRDSVNDITGFEHIIPTHQGRAAERILFSVMCKEGDVVPNNSHFDTTRANVEFRGALALDLPSSELADMDSDFPFKGDMDVEGLRAAFAAYGVDRIPLVMMTVTNNSGGGQPVSMGNMREVAAVCREHNTPLYLDACRITENAFLIKQREPGYADKTVREIVREMCDLAEGCTMSAKKDAIVNMGGFLATRDAALAQEEKVLLILTEGFPTYGGLSGRDLEALAIGMQEAVDEDYLNYRIASTHYVGQHLRDAGVPLLWPTGGHAIYLDAKRFAPHLAPTQFPGVSVANAMYELGGVRACEIGTLMFGTHDPETGAESDGPRELVRLAIPRRTYTQSHMDYVIEVVTAAFEQRESLPGYRIVEQAPFLRHFSAKLEPLA; encoded by the coding sequence ATGTTCAAGACAATCATCGAACCGTTCCGCATCAAGGTCGTCGAACAGATCAAGATGACCACCGCCGAGCAACGCAAGGACATGATCAAAGCCGCGGGCTACAACATCTTCGCCCTGCGCTCCGACGACGTGATCATCGACCTGCTCACGGACAGCGGCACCGGCGCAATGAGCGCCAATCAGTGGGGCGGCATCATGCGCGGCGACGAGAGCTACGCCGGCAGCCCGAGCTACTTCCACTTCCGCGACTCGGTCAACGACATCACCGGCTTCGAGCACATCATCCCCACGCATCAAGGCCGCGCCGCTGAGCGCATCCTGTTCAGCGTGATGTGCAAGGAAGGCGACGTCGTCCCCAACAACAGCCACTTCGACACAACCCGCGCCAACGTCGAGTTCCGAGGCGCGCTCGCGCTCGACCTCCCGAGTTCCGAGCTCGCCGACATGGACAGCGACTTCCCGTTCAAGGGCGACATGGACGTCGAGGGTCTGCGAGCGGCGTTCGCCGCGTACGGCGTCGACCGCATCCCGCTGGTCATGATGACCGTCACCAACAACTCGGGCGGCGGCCAGCCGGTCTCGATGGGCAACATGCGCGAGGTCGCTGCGGTCTGCCGTGAGCACAACACGCCGCTCTACCTTGACGCTTGCCGCATCACCGAGAACGCGTTCCTCATCAAGCAGCGCGAGCCCGGCTACGCCGACAAGACCGTGCGCGAGATCGTGCGCGAGATGTGCGATCTGGCCGAGGGCTGCACGATGAGCGCCAAGAAGGACGCCATCGTCAACATGGGCGGTTTCCTGGCCACTCGCGACGCGGCGCTCGCTCAAGAGGAGAAGGTGCTCCTCATCCTCACCGAGGGATTCCCGACGTATGGCGGCCTGTCCGGACGCGATCTCGAGGCGCTCGCCATCGGCATGCAGGAAGCCGTCGACGAGGACTACCTGAACTACCGCATCGCCTCCACGCACTACGTGGGCCAACACCTGCGTGACGCCGGCGTCCCTCTCCTGTGGCCGACCGGCGGGCACGCGATCTACCTCGATGCCAAGCGCTTCGCTCCGCATCTGGCGCCCACGCAGTTCCCGGGCGTCTCGGTAGCCAACGCGATGTACGAGCTGGGTGGCGTGCGTGCCTGCGAGATCGGCACGCTGATGTTCGGCACGCACGATCCCGAGACCGGCGCCGAGTCGGACGGTCCGCGCGAGCTCGTGCGGCTGGCCATCCCGCGCCGCACCTACACGCAAAGCCACATGGACTACGTTATCGAGGTTGTCACGGCGGCCTTCGAGCAGCGCGAGTCGCTGCCGGGCTATCGCATCGTGGAGCAGGCGCCGTTCCTGCGGCACTTCTCGGCGAAGCTGGAGCCGCTCGCATAG